The Opitutales bacterium ASA1 genome window below encodes:
- a CDS encoding (2Fe-2S)-binding protein: MTETIPFNLDGTAREVRADPARDLLTVLREDLESTGTKYGCGEAQCGACTVLVDGVATRACVTPVGVVLGRDVRTIEGLEREGRLHPVQQAFLDEDALQCGYCTPGMIMGAVALLERNTSPTRAEIVRAMNPHVCRCCAYPRIVAAIESAARVMKGGAV; encoded by the coding sequence ATGACGGAAACGATCCCCTTCAATCTCGACGGCACCGCACGCGAGGTGCGTGCCGATCCCGCCCGCGACCTGCTGACCGTCCTGCGCGAAGACCTCGAGTCGACCGGGACCAAGTACGGCTGCGGCGAGGCGCAGTGCGGCGCATGCACGGTGCTGGTCGACGGCGTCGCGACACGCGCGTGCGTGACTCCGGTCGGCGTCGTTTTGGGCCGCGACGTGCGCACGATCGAAGGTCTCGAGCGGGAGGGGCGGCTGCATCCGGTTCAGCAGGCATTTCTCGACGAGGACGCGCTGCAGTGCGGCTACTGCACGCCGGGGATGATCATGGGAGCGGTCGCGTTGTTGGAGCGCAACACGTCGCCCACGCGGGCGGAGATCGTCCGGGCCATGAACCCGCACGTGTGCCGGTGTTGTGCGTATCCGCGCATCGTCGCCGCGATAGAGTCCGCCGCGCGCGTCATGAAGGGGGGTGCGGTGTGA